The region TGAAGCTGTCCGCCACGCTGGGGCAGCACTGCAATGACCGCATGACTTCCTTCTACATGAAGACCCCCGGCGGCTTCGACCTCGAGTTCGGCCACGGCGGGCTGGTGGTGGACTGGAGCCGCCACGCCGCCTACGAGGCCACGCGGGTGAGCCTGTGGGGCCATGACTTCAGCATCGGATACCGCTAAGCGCGGCACAGACCTATGACCAAGACCATCGACAAGACCATGAGCGCGGCCGACGTGGTCGGCCAGCTCGCCGACGGCATGACCATCGGCATCGGCGGCTGGGGCCCGCGCCGCAAGCCCATGGCGCTGGTGCGCGAGATCCTGCGATCGCCGCTGAAAGACCTGACCGTGGTGGCCTACGGCGGCCCCGAGGTGGGCATGCTGTGCGCGGCCGGCAAGGTGCGCCGGCTGGTGTTCGGCTTTGTCTCGCTCGACGTGATCCCGCTCGAGCCGTACTTCCGCCAGGCGCGCGAGCGCGGCCAGCTGGAGGTGACCGAACTGGACGAAGGCATGCTGCAGCTGGGCTTGCGCGCGGCCGCCGCGCGCCTGCCGTTCCTGCCGACGCGCGCCGCGCTGGGCACCGACGTGCTGGACCGCAACCCGCACCTGAAGACCGTCCGTTCGCCGTACGACGATGGCGAGGTCCTGCTGGCGATGCCGGCGATCCCGCTGGATGCGGCGCTGCTGCACGTGAACGAAAGCGATGTGCTGGGCAACACCCGCATCGACGGGCCGGATCCGTTCTTCGACGAATGGTTCGCCCGTGCCGCGCGCCGCTGCTACGTGAGCTGCGAAACGCTGCACCCGCGCCTCGAAGACACCGACCTGGCGCGCGCCCGCAGCAACCCGTTCGAGCGCGCGCTGGTGACCGGCGTGGTGCACGCGCCGGCGGGCGCCCATCCCACTTCGTGCGCGCCGGCCTATGGCTGGGACCTGCCGGCGCTGAAGTCCTACTGCGCCAGCGCCGACGCGGAAGACGGCTTCCGCGCCTACCGCGACGAGGTGGTGGGCGACAGCGAAGCGCATTACCTGGCGTGCATCGGCGGCCTTGGCCACGTGCACGACCTGCCGCTGCCCGTACTTTGATCCCCAAGGAGCGACCGTGAGCGCCACTTATGAATTCACCCGCGCCGAACTGATGATCGCCGCCGCCGCCCGCGCCTGGCGCGACGACGGCGAGGTGCTGGCCACCGGCATCGGCACCGGCCCGCGCATCGCCGCCGGCCTGGCGCGGCTTGCGCACAACCCCGGCCTGCTGCTGACCGACGGCGAGGCCTACCTGGTCGAAACGCCGGTGCCGCTGGGCCCGCGCGAAGCCGACTACCAGGTGCGCGCGAGCGGCTGGATGGGCTATTCGCGCGTGTTTGACTGCCTGTGGGGCGGGCGCCGCCATGCGCTGGTGATGCCGACGCAGATCGACCGCTTCGGCCAGGCCAATATCTCCTGCCTGGGCGGCACCCATGCGCAGCCCAAGACCCAGTTGCTGGGCGCGCGCGGCTTCCCCGGCAACAGCATCCATCACGCCAATTCGTACTTCGTGTCGGGACACAGCACGCGCTCGTTTGTCGCCGGCGAAGTCGACATGGTCTGCAGCGTCGGCTACAACCCGGCGCGCCAGATCGAAGGCATGCGCAGCTTCGTCGACCTGCGCGTGATCGTCACCGACCTGTGCGTGATGGATTTCGGCGGCGTTGACCATGCCATCCGCGTGCGCTCGCTGCACCCTGGCGTCAGCCTGGAGCAGGTGCAGGCCGCCACCGGCTTTGCGCTGGCCAATACCTCCGGGGAGGCGCTGCCGGAGACGGCGGCCCCGACGCCGGAAGAACTGCGGCTGATCGCGCAGCTCGACCCGCACAACCTGCGTGCCGTGATCGTGCGCGGCAATCCTTCCGGACGCGCCTGAGACTGCCATGACATCGCCTGCCAACGAACCCATCAGCCTTGGTCCGAACGCCGAGGTGCTCTACCAGGTCGCCGACGGCATCGCCACGGTGACGATGAACCGGCCGCAGTTCCACAACGCGCAGAACTCGAAGATGACGTATGCGCTGGACGAGGCCTACCGGCGCGCCGCCGCCGACGACGCGGTCAAGGTGATCGTGTTGCGCGGCGCCGGCAAGCACTTCTCGGCCGGGCATGACATCGGCACGCCGGGGCGCGACATCAACGAGTCGTTCGAGCGCGCCTCGCTCTGGTACGACCACGTCGACAAGCCCGGCGGCGAGTTCCTCTATGCGCGCGAGCAGGAGGTCTACCTGGGCATGTGCCGGCGCTGGCGCGAGCTGCCCAAGCCCACCATCGCCATGGTGCATGGCGCCTGCATCGCCGGCGGGCTGATGCTGGCGTGGGTGTGCGACCTGATCGTGGCATCGGACGATGCCTTCTTTGCCGATCCGGTGGTGCGCATGGGAATTCCCGGCGTCGAGTACTTCGCGCATGCGTATGAGCTGCACCCGCGCATCGCCAAGGAATTCCTGTTCCTGGGCGAACGCATGGGCGCCGAGCGCGCAGAGCGCATGGGCATGGTCAACCGCGTGGTGCCGCGCGACGCGCTCGAGGACACGGTCTACGGCATGGCCGCCAAGGTCGCGCAGATGCCGCGGCTGGGGCTGACGCTGACCAAGCAGGCGGTCAACCACGTCGAAGACCTGCAGGGCAAGCGCACGGCGATGGATGCAGTCTTTGCCTGGCACCACTTCGCGCATGCGCACAACGAACTGGTCAGCGGCGACAAGCTGGGCGGCTACGACGCACGCGCGATGGCGGCGTCGCAGCGCACCGGCGGCGAGGACAAGGCATGAGCACCGCGAGCCTGCACACGGTGCTGTGCGACCTGCTCGGCTGCCGTTATCCGATCGTGCAGACGGCAATGGGTTGGGTCGCCGATGCGAAGCTGGTCGCCGCCAGCGGTAACGCCGGGGCTTTTGGCTTCCTGGCCGGCGCCACGATCCTGCCGGGCGACGTCGAGCGCGAGATCCTGCGCGTGAAGGCGCTCAGCGACCGGCCCTTCGGCATCAACTTCCACATGTTCCAGCCCAACGCAGAGGAAGTCATCGAGATGGCGATCCGCCACGGGCTGCGCGCGGTCAGCTACGGGCGCGGGCCGGACGCAAAGATGGTGGGCCGGCTCAAGGCCGCGGGCATCGTCTGCATGCCGACGGTGGGCGCCGCCAGGCACGCCGCCAAGGCCGTGGAACTGGGTGCGGACGTGGTCACGGTGCAGGGCGGCGAGGGCGGCGGCCATACCGGCGGCACGCCGACCACGCTGCTGCTGCCGCAAGTGCTGGACAGCGTCAGCGTGCCGGTGGTGGCGGCGGGCGGCTTCTTCGATGGCCGCGGGCTGGCCGCGGCGCTGGCGTACGGGGCGGCCGGCGTGGCGATGGGCACGCGCTTCCTGATGTCGGCCGAGTCGCCGGTGCCGGCGCAGACGCTGGAGCGCTACGTCAAGGTGCGTGACGCGGGGCAGATCCGCGTCTCGCTGGCGATCGACGGGCTGCCGCAACGGATGATCGACAACGACCTGCTGGTCGGACTGGAAAAGGCTGGCCCGCTGCGCCGCACGTGGCTCGCGCTTGCCGCCGCGCGCAAGTGGCAAGCGCGCACCGGCATGCGCAGCACGCAGCTGCTGGCGACCGCCTGGCGCGCGATGCGGGAGCAGGACTACAGCGCCGCGCAAACGCTGATGGCCGCCAACGCGCCGGTGCTGATCCAGCGCGCGATGGTGGAGGGGTGCCCGGATGAGGGCGTGTTGCCCAGCGGGCAGGCGGCCGCGGCGATCGGTGCGATCGAATCGTGCGAGCAGATCGTGGCGGGGATGGTCGGGCAGGCGCTGGCGCGGATGGAGGCGCTGGTTATGCGAGAGGCTGAGCTTCGTTGATGCGCCGGCCCTCTCCCCCAGCCCCTCTCCCGCAAGCGGGAGAGGGGAGCAAACCGGCGGCATGGGCAAGTGCCACATGCGTTCGGCATCCCGCCTGTGTACTCCCTCTCCCGCTTGCGGGAGAGGGCCGGGGAGAGGGCCGGGGAGAGGGCCGGCGTTTCCATCGCAGCGAGCCGCAAAAAGCCGACCCAACGCACAAACCAACATGACAGGCAAAGCCACCATGAACACGAACGACCAACCCTTCCACATCGACACCGCCAACGGCATCGCCGAGCTGGTGATCGACCACCCCCCCGTCAATGCGCTCGACAATGCCGGCTGGCATGCATTGGCCGAAGCCATCGACCGCCTCGGCACCGATCCCGCGGTGCGCGTGATCGTGCTGCGCGGCGAAGGCCGCGGCTTCTGCGCCGGCGTCGACATCAAGGAGCTATCGGCGCATCCGGAACGCATCGTCGGCGTCAATGCCGGCAACTACGCCACCTTCCGCGCCGTGCACCGCAATCCAAAGCCGGTCATCGTGGCCGTGCACGGCTTCGTGCTGGGCGGCGGCATCGGCATCTGCGGCGCGGCCGACATCATCGTGGCGTCGGCGTGCGCGCGCTTTGGCGTGCCCGAGATCGACCGCGGCGCCATGGGCGGCGGCGCGCACCTGCAGCGCATGTTCGGCGTGCAGAAGGTGCGGGCGATGTATTTCACCGGCGAGATGATCGACGCCGCGGAGGCCTATCGCCTGGGCGCGGTCGAGCGCGTGGTGCCGCGCGCCGAACTGCGCGACGCCGCCATGGCGCTGGCGCGCCAGATCGCCGCCAAGAGCCCCGCCATGCTGCAGCTGGCCAAGGAAGCGCTCAACGGCGTGGAAGACGGCAACCTGGAAGACAAGTACCGCTGGGAGCAGGGCTTCACGCTGCAGGCGTACATGAGCGCCGATTCCGGCGAGGCGCGCGCCGCCTTTGTCGAAGGCCGGGAAGCTTCTTTCGCACAGGGAGCGCGCGATGCAGCTTGAATACACCGACGCCCAGCGCGCCTTCCGCGCCGAGGTGCGCGACTGGATGGCCGCGCACGTGCCGCGCACACCGCTCGAAAGCTTCGACACGGAAGCCGGCTTCGCCCAGCACCGAGCCTGGGAAGCCACGCTCAACCAGGGCCGCTGGAGCATGGTCACGTGGCCGGCCGAGCTGGGCGGGCGCGGCTGCGACCTGATCGAATGGCTGATCTTCGAGGAAGAGTACTGGCGCGCCGGCGCGCCGATGCGCGTCAACCAGAACGGCATCTTCCTGTTGGGGCCGACGCTGATGGAATTCGGCACCGAGGCGCAGAAGGCGCGCTTCCTGCCGCGCATGGCCGCCGGCGAGCATATCTGGGCGCAGGGCTGGTCCGAGCCCAACGCCGGCTCCGACATGGCCGCGATCCGCTGCAGCGCGATCCGCGACGGCGATGACTATGTGATCAACGGCCAGAAGATCTGGTCGACGCGCGCGGTGTGGGCGGACTGGCTGTTCGGCCTGTTCCGCACCGACCCGGCGTCGACGCGCCACCACGGGCTGACCTTCGTGCTGGTGCCGCTGGATACGCCGGGCATCACTGTGCGGCCAATCCGCCAGCTCAACGGCCAGACCGGCTTTGCCGAGATCTTCTTCGACGACGTGCGCGTGCCGGTGGAAAACCGGCTGGCGGCCGAGGGCGCCGGCTGGCAGGTGGCGATGGCCACCGCCGGCTTCGAGCGCGGCCTGATGCTGCGCTCGCCCGCCCGCTTCCAGGAAACCGCGCGCGCGCTGGTGCGGCTGTACCAGGCCAACCGCGACGCCGCGGACCGCGACCCGTCGCTGCGCGAGGCGGTGCTGCGCGCGTGGATGGATGCCGAGGCCTACACGCTGTCCACCTACGCCACCGCGAGCCGGCTGGTAAAGGGCGGCCATATCGGCGCGGAGTCCAGCACCAACAAGGTGTTCTGGTCCGAGCTGGACATCCATATGCACGATACCGCGCTGGCCATCCTGGGGCAGGCCGCCGAAGTCGCGCCCGCCGGCCAGCCGCCGGGTTCGCTCGGCCACTGGCTGGACGGCTTCCTGTTCGCGCAGGCCGGACCGATCTACGCCGGCACCAACGAGATCCAGCGCAACATCGTCGCCGAGCGCCTGCTCGGCATGCCGCGCGCATGACGGCACCCGGGGAATAGACATGGATTTCGCATTGACCGAAGAGCAGGAACAGTTTGCCGAGGCGATCCGGCGCTTCCTGATGACCGAGATGACGCCGGAGCTGACGCGCGAGCTGTGGGCCACCGAGACCGGCCGCTCCGATGCGCTGTGGCGGCAACTGGCCGACCAGGGCATGACCGCCGTGATGGTGCCGGCGGGGCAGGGCGGGCTGGGGCTGGGCGAGCTCGAATGGGCGCCGCTGGCACAGGCATGCGGCTATTTCGCGCTGCCCGAGCCGCTGCTCGACACCGCGCTGGTGGCCGCCGGCCTGCTGCGCGATGCCCTCGCCGCCGCGCCCGACGCGGCAACGCGCGAGCGCTGCACCGCGCTGCTGGAACGCATCGCCGCCGGCGAGGCCCGCGTGGCGGTGGCGCATCCGCAGCAGCGACTGGTGGCCGACGCCCACGTCGCCGATGCCATCCTGTGCGCGCATCAAGGCGCCGTGCACCTGCTGCGGCCGGAGCAGGCCACGCTGACCGCGCGCACCGGCCTGGATCCCTCGCGCCGGCTGTTCGAGCTGGCGTGGACGCCAAGCGCCGAAACCGAGCTGGTGCCGGCCGGAGCTGGTGCCGGTCTCTGGGACGCGTCGCTGAACCGCGGCGCGCTCGGCGTGGCCGCGCAGCAGCTGGGCCTGACCCAGCGCATGCTCGACCTGGCGATCGACTACAGCGCGCAGCGCAAGCAGTTCGGCAAGGCCATCGGCGCCTACCAGGCGGTCAAGCACCTGCTGGCCGACGTGGCGATCCAGCTGGAGTTCGCCAAGCCGGTGCTGCTGCGCGCCGCCGCGGCGCTGGCGCATGGCCTGCCGCATGCCGGCCTGCATGTTTCGCATGCCCGCGTCGCCGCCGCGCGCTGCGCGTGGAGCGCGGCACGCCAGGCGATCCAGGTGCATGGTGCGATGGGCTACACCTGGGAGCTGGACCTGCAGATCTTCACCAAGCGCGCCTGGGCCCTGGCGGGAAGCTGGGGCGACCGCGCCTTCCACAAGGCGCGCCTGGGCGCGCACATCCTGGACGGCGAGCACGCGATCGGTGCCGGCGCCACCTTTGCCTGAATGGCCCGATTCCCGAGGAGACCAATGACCATGAAAGACGCCTATATCGTTGATGCCCTGCGCACGCCCACCGGGCGCCGCAAGGGCGGACTGTCGCACGTCCACGGGGCCGACCTGGGCGGCTTCGTGCTGGCCGAGCTGGTGCGCCGCAACGGCATTCCCCCGGAAGACTATGACGACGTGGTGTTCGGCTGCGTCGACACCATCGGTCCGCTGGCCGGCAATATCGCGCGCAGCGCCTGGCTGGCAGCAGGCCTGCCGCTGACCGTGCCGGGCGTGACGGTGGACCGCCAGTGCGGCTCGTCGCAGCAGGCCGTGCACTTCGCCGCGCAGGCGGTGATGAGCGGCACGCAGGACGTGGTGATCGCCGGCGGCGTGCAGACCATGACGCAGATCCCGATCTCGTCGGCGATGCTGGCCGGACAGGCGCTGGGCTTTGCCGACCCGTTCTCGGGCAGCAAGGGCTGGCAGGCGCGCTTCGGCGATGCGCCGGTATCGCAGTTCCACGCCGCGCAGCGCATTGCCGAGCACTGGAAGCTGTCGCGCGAGGCGATGGAGGCGTATGCGCTGGAGAGCCACCAGCGCGCGGCCGCGGCGATCGAGGGCGGCCGCTTCGCGCGCGAGATCGTGCCGTGCGAAGGCGTGACCCGGGATGAAACCCCGCGCCCCGATACCACGCTGGCGAAGATGGCGGCGCTGGAGCCGCTGATGCCGGGCAGCGCGCTGACCGCTGCCGTGTCCAGCCAGACCGCCGATGCCGCCGCCGCGCTGCTGATCGTTTCCGAGGACGCGCTCAAGCGCTACGGCCTGACGCCGCGCGCGCGCATCGCCCATATGAGCGTGCTGGGCGACGACCCGTTGTGGATGCTGACCGCGCCGATTCCGGCGACGAAGCGCGCGCTGGAGCGCAGCGGGCTGCGCATGGCCGATATCGACGTGGTCGAGATCAACGAAGCCTTCGCCTCGGTGGCGATGGCGTGGCTGGCCGAGACCGGCTACGCACCCGAGCGCACCAACCCCAATGGCGGCGCGATCGCACTGGGCCACCCGCTCGGCGCGACCGGCGCGCGCCTGATGACCACGCTGCTGCACGAACTGGAACGCACCGGCGGGCGCTATGGCCTGCAGACCATGTGCGAGGGCGGCGGGCTGGCCAACGTCACGATTATTGAACGGTTGTAAGTTCGTCGTTCCCGCCTGCGCGGGAATGACGGTCGCCATTTTTGCGTGATCGCAAGGAGTAGGGATATGGGTATCTGCGACGGACGCACCGTCATCATCACCGGCGCCGGCGGCGGGCTGGGCCGCGCCTATGCGCTGGCCTTCGGCGCAGAGGGCGCCAACGTGGTCGTCAACGACATCCGGCGCGACGCGGCCGAGGCCGTCTGCGTGGAGATCCGCGCCGCCGGCGGCAGTGCGCTGGCCAGCGATGACGACATCACCACGCTGGTCACCGCGCAGCGCATCGTCGATGCCGCGGTCGATGCCTATGGCGAAGTCCACGTGCTTGTCAACAATGCCGGCATCTGCCGCGACCGCATGTTCGTCAGCCTGACCGAGTCGGACTGGGACGACGTGATGCGCGTGCACCTGCGCGGCCACTTCTGCCTGGCCAACCTGCTGGCCCGGCGCTGGCGCGATGCCGCCAAGGCCGGCCGCGCGGTCGACGCGCGCATCATCAACACCAGCTCCGGCGCGGGACTGCAAGGCTCGGTGGGGCAGTCCAACTACGCCGCCGCCAAGGCCGGCATTGCCGCGCTGACGCTGGTGCAGGCCGCGGAGCTGGGCCGCTACGGCATCACCGCCAATGCGCTGGCGCCGGCTGCTCGCACCGGCATGACCGAAGATGTGTTCGCCGACATGATGAAGGCGCCGGAAGGCGGCTTCGACTACTACGACCCGGCCAACGTTGCGCCGCTGGTGGTGTGGCTGGGCAGCGCGGATTCCGCGCAAGTCAACGGCCGCATGTTCGAGGCGGCCGGCGGCATGGTGTCGGTGGCAGACGGCTGGCGCACCGGGCCGAAGGCCGACAAGGGCGGGCGCTGGCAACCGGCCGAAGTGGGGGCGGCGGTGGCAGGGCTGCTGGCGCAGGCGCAGCCGCCCCAGGCGGTGTACGGCAGCTGAGCGCGACGGCCATGGAATCCTCCAATTCCGTCGAATTCGGCGTCGAACACCAGATGGTCCGCGACAGCGCGCGCGACTACCTCGCCGCGCACAGCGATTCGGCGGCGGTGCGGCGCGTGACCGAGGCGGGTCCGGCTCACGACCATGCCCTGTGGCAAGCGATTGCGGGCGAGCTCGGCTGGTGCGGCATCGCGCTGCCTGAAGCCGTCGGCGGCGCCGGGCTCGGTGCGCCCGGGCTGGTGCTGCTGCAGGAGCAACTGGGCCAGCGGCTGGCGTGCGTGCCGTTCTGGTCGACGGCATGCGTGGCGGCGCCGTGGTTGCAGGGCAGCGTCGGCCACAGTGGACCGTGGCTGGAGCGGCTGGCCGCGGGCGAGTGCCACGCCGCGGCGGTGTTGCCGGATGACGGTGGCTGGCACTACGACGGCGTCCGCATCGCTGCGCAGGTCAACGCGAATGGCTTCGTCTTGCACGGCAGCGCCGCGCAGGTCGCCGATGCCGCTGGCGCTGACTGGCTGCTGGTGCCGGCGCGGCTCGACGATGGCGAACCGGCGCTGTTCCTGCTGGAGCCCGCCGCGCTCGCGCAGGATGCCCGCTTCGCGCTGGCGCCGCTGGACACGCTCGACCGCACGCGGCCGCTGGCGTCGCTGCGGCTCGACGGTCTGGCCGTTCCCGCCAGCGCCTGCCTGGCGCGCGGGGACGCCGCAGTGCAGGGGCTGGCCCAGGCGTGGTGGCACGGCAAGCTGATGCTGGCCGCCGAGCAGCTCGGCGCGGCCCAGCAATGCCTGGACCTGACCGTTGGCTATGCAGCGGAGCGCATCCAGTTCGGCCGCGCCATCGGCTCGTTCCAGGCGGTCAAGCACCGCTGCGCGCAGATGATGGTGGTGGTCGAAGCGGCGCGCTCCGCCGTGTATGGCGCGGCGCAGGCGTGGGAGGCGGCGGTTGTCGCCGAAGCGCGGCTCGAGATCTGCGCCGCGGCCGTCGCTGCGGACGATGCCCTGCGCTTCTGCGCACAGGAAGCCATCCAGCTGCATGGCGGGGTCGGCTTTACCTGGGAGTACGACCCCCAGCTCTATTTCAAGCGTGCGCAGGCGGCCGGCCAGTGGCTGGGCGGCGCCGGCGTCGCGCTTGCCTACATTGCCGACAACGGCCCGCAGGCATGGAGGACAGCATGAAAGCAAATGAAGAGTCGGCATTCCGCGCCGAGGTGGCGGCTTGGCTGGCCGGGAACCTGGCCGGCGAATTCGAATGCCTGAAACACCGTGGCGGGCCGGGCGATGAAGAAGCCTATCCCGAGCTGCGCAAGGCCTGGGAGCGGCGGCTGGCCGAAGGCGGCTGGACCGGGCTGGGCTGGCCACGCGCGCATGGCGGGCGCGACCTGCCGGTGATGCAGCAGGTGATCTTCCACGAGGAATACGCGCGCGCCGGCGGCCCGGGCCGCATGGGGCATATCGGCGAGGGGCTGATCGGCCCGACGCTGATCGCGTTCGGCACCGAGGACCAGAAGGCGCGGCTGCTGCCCGGCATCCGCAACGGCACCACGTTCTGGTGCCAGGGCTATTCGGAACCCGGCGCGGGCTCGGACCTGGCCAACGTGCGCACGCGCGCGGTGCGCGATGCCGCCAGCGGCGACTGGCTGGTCAGCGGGCAGAAGGTCTGGACCTCGCTCGCGCATGAATCCGACTGGATCTTCGTGCTGGCGCGCTGCGAGCCCGGCTCGCGCGGCAGCAAGGGCCTGATCTTCCTGATGCTGCCGCTGGACCAGCCCGGCATCGAGATCCGCCCGATCCGGCAGATGGGCGGCGGCGCCGAATTCAACGAGGTGTTCTTCGACGGCGCGCGCGCCGCGGCCGTC is a window of Cupriavidus taiwanensis LMG 19424 DNA encoding:
- a CDS encoding acyl-CoA dehydrogenase family protein yields the protein MDFALTEEQEQFAEAIRRFLMTEMTPELTRELWATETGRSDALWRQLADQGMTAVMVPAGQGGLGLGELEWAPLAQACGYFALPEPLLDTALVAAGLLRDALAAAPDAATRERCTALLERIAAGEARVAVAHPQQRLVADAHVADAILCAHQGAVHLLRPEQATLTARTGLDPSRRLFELAWTPSAETELVPAGAGAGLWDASLNRGALGVAAQQLGLTQRMLDLAIDYSAQRKQFGKAIGAYQAVKHLLADVAIQLEFAKPVLLRAAAALAHGLPHAGLHVSHARVAAARCAWSAARQAIQVHGAMGYTWELDLQIFTKRAWALAGSWGDRAFHKARLGAHILDGEHAIGAGATFA
- a CDS encoding NAD(P)H-dependent flavin oxidoreductase; the protein is MSTASLHTVLCDLLGCRYPIVQTAMGWVADAKLVAASGNAGAFGFLAGATILPGDVEREILRVKALSDRPFGINFHMFQPNAEEVIEMAIRHGLRAVSYGRGPDAKMVGRLKAAGIVCMPTVGAARHAAKAVELGADVVTVQGGEGGGHTGGTPTTLLLPQVLDSVSVPVVAAGGFFDGRGLAAALAYGAAGVAMGTRFLMSAESPVPAQTLERYVKVRDAGQIRVSLAIDGLPQRMIDNDLLVGLEKAGPLRRTWLALAAARKWQARTGMRSTQLLATAWRAMREQDYSAAQTLMAANAPVLIQRAMVEGCPDEGVLPSGQAAAAIGAIESCEQIVAGMVGQALARMEALVMREAELR
- a CDS encoding acetyl-CoA C-acetyltransferase; amino-acid sequence: MKDAYIVDALRTPTGRRKGGLSHVHGADLGGFVLAELVRRNGIPPEDYDDVVFGCVDTIGPLAGNIARSAWLAAGLPLTVPGVTVDRQCGSSQQAVHFAAQAVMSGTQDVVIAGGVQTMTQIPISSAMLAGQALGFADPFSGSKGWQARFGDAPVSQFHAAQRIAEHWKLSREAMEAYALESHQRAAAAIEGGRFAREIVPCEGVTRDETPRPDTTLAKMAALEPLMPGSALTAAVSSQTADAAAALLIVSEDALKRYGLTPRARIAHMSVLGDDPLWMLTAPIPATKRALERSGLRMADIDVVEINEAFASVAMAWLAETGYAPERTNPNGGAIALGHPLGATGARLMTTLLHELERTGGRYGLQTMCEGGGLANVTIIERL
- a CDS encoding SDR family oxidoreductase, whose translation is MGICDGRTVIITGAGGGLGRAYALAFGAEGANVVVNDIRRDAAEAVCVEIRAAGGSALASDDDITTLVTAQRIVDAAVDAYGEVHVLVNNAGICRDRMFVSLTESDWDDVMRVHLRGHFCLANLLARRWRDAAKAGRAVDARIINTSSGAGLQGSVGQSNYAAAKAGIAALTLVQAAELGRYGITANALAPAARTGMTEDVFADMMKAPEGGFDYYDPANVAPLVVWLGSADSAQVNGRMFEAAGGMVSVADGWRTGPKADKGGRWQPAEVGAAVAGLLAQAQPPQAVYGS
- a CDS encoding acyl-CoA dehydrogenase family protein, yielding MKANEESAFRAEVAAWLAGNLAGEFECLKHRGGPGDEEAYPELRKAWERRLAEGGWTGLGWPRAHGGRDLPVMQQVIFHEEYARAGGPGRMGHIGEGLIGPTLIAFGTEDQKARLLPGIRNGTTFWCQGYSEPGAGSDLANVRTRAVRDAASGDWLVSGQKVWTSLAHESDWIFVLARCEPGSRGSKGLIFLMLPLDQPGIEIRPIRQMGGGAEFNEVFFDGARAAAVDVLGEPGDGWRIAMALLGFERGISTLGQQMQFTHELEWVAQAARDNGSHRDALVRQRIARAWAGLRVMRANALRMLAGAAQAGQDGGTALQREALIYKYYWSNWHRDLGQLALDVLGPLANVLDPADTRRTRLQQMALFSRADTIYAGTNEIQLNIIAERGLGMPREARGQP
- a CDS encoding CoA-transferase subunit beta, which gives rise to MSATYEFTRAELMIAAAARAWRDDGEVLATGIGTGPRIAAGLARLAHNPGLLLTDGEAYLVETPVPLGPREADYQVRASGWMGYSRVFDCLWGGRRHALVMPTQIDRFGQANISCLGGTHAQPKTQLLGARGFPGNSIHHANSYFVSGHSTRSFVAGEVDMVCSVGYNPARQIEGMRSFVDLRVIVTDLCVMDFGGVDHAIRVRSLHPGVSLEQVQAATGFALANTSGEALPETAAPTPEELRLIAQLDPHNLRAVIVRGNPSGRA
- a CDS encoding enoyl-CoA hydratase — encoded protein: MTSPANEPISLGPNAEVLYQVADGIATVTMNRPQFHNAQNSKMTYALDEAYRRAAADDAVKVIVLRGAGKHFSAGHDIGTPGRDINESFERASLWYDHVDKPGGEFLYAREQEVYLGMCRRWRELPKPTIAMVHGACIAGGLMLAWVCDLIVASDDAFFADPVVRMGIPGVEYFAHAYELHPRIAKEFLFLGERMGAERAERMGMVNRVVPRDALEDTVYGMAAKVAQMPRLGLTLTKQAVNHVEDLQGKRTAMDAVFAWHHFAHAHNELVSGDKLGGYDARAMAASQRTGGEDKA
- a CDS encoding acyl-CoA dehydrogenase family protein — encoded protein: MESSNSVEFGVEHQMVRDSARDYLAAHSDSAAVRRVTEAGPAHDHALWQAIAGELGWCGIALPEAVGGAGLGAPGLVLLQEQLGQRLACVPFWSTACVAAPWLQGSVGHSGPWLERLAAGECHAAAVLPDDGGWHYDGVRIAAQVNANGFVLHGSAAQVADAAGADWLLVPARLDDGEPALFLLEPAALAQDARFALAPLDTLDRTRPLASLRLDGLAVPASACLARGDAAVQGLAQAWWHGKLMLAAEQLGAAQQCLDLTVGYAAERIQFGRAIGSFQAVKHRCAQMMVVVEAARSAVYGAAQAWEAAVVAEARLEICAAAVAADDALRFCAQEAIQLHGGVGFTWEYDPQLYFKRAQAAGQWLGGAGVALAYIADNGPQAWRTA
- a CDS encoding enoyl-CoA hydratase family protein, with the translated sequence MNTNDQPFHIDTANGIAELVIDHPPVNALDNAGWHALAEAIDRLGTDPAVRVIVLRGEGRGFCAGVDIKELSAHPERIVGVNAGNYATFRAVHRNPKPVIVAVHGFVLGGGIGICGAADIIVASACARFGVPEIDRGAMGGGAHLQRMFGVQKVRAMYFTGEMIDAAEAYRLGAVERVVPRAELRDAAMALARQIAAKSPAMLQLAKEALNGVEDGNLEDKYRWEQGFTLQAYMSADSGEARAAFVEGREASFAQGARDAA
- a CDS encoding CoA transferase subunit A, which codes for MTKTIDKTMSAADVVGQLADGMTIGIGGWGPRRKPMALVREILRSPLKDLTVVAYGGPEVGMLCAAGKVRRLVFGFVSLDVIPLEPYFRQARERGQLEVTELDEGMLQLGLRAAAARLPFLPTRAALGTDVLDRNPHLKTVRSPYDDGEVLLAMPAIPLDAALLHVNESDVLGNTRIDGPDPFFDEWFARAARRCYVSCETLHPRLEDTDLARARSNPFERALVTGVVHAPAGAHPTSCAPAYGWDLPALKSYCASADAEDGFRAYRDEVVGDSEAHYLACIGGLGHVHDLPLPVL
- a CDS encoding acyl-CoA dehydrogenase family protein; the protein is MQLEYTDAQRAFRAEVRDWMAAHVPRTPLESFDTEAGFAQHRAWEATLNQGRWSMVTWPAELGGRGCDLIEWLIFEEEYWRAGAPMRVNQNGIFLLGPTLMEFGTEAQKARFLPRMAAGEHIWAQGWSEPNAGSDMAAIRCSAIRDGDDYVINGQKIWSTRAVWADWLFGLFRTDPASTRHHGLTFVLVPLDTPGITVRPIRQLNGQTGFAEIFFDDVRVPVENRLAAEGAGWQVAMATAGFERGLMLRSPARFQETARALVRLYQANRDAADRDPSLREAVLRAWMDAEAYTLSTYATASRLVKGGHIGAESSTNKVFWSELDIHMHDTALAILGQAAEVAPAGQPPGSLGHWLDGFLFAQAGPIYAGTNEIQRNIVAERLLGMPRA